ACGACTGGACATGGAGTTAATGGATTTACACTGGATCCATCAATCGGTGAGTTTTGTCTTTCTCACCCCAATATGCAAATACCGAAAACCGGAAAGATATATTCGATCAATCAGGGGAACTTTGTTAGCTTTCCAGAAGGGGTTAAGGAATACGTCAGGTACTGCAAGCATGAAGATAAGTCTACTAACCGTCCCTACTCCTTGAGGTACATAGGCTCGATGGTGGCGGATATTCATCGGAACCTGATAAGCGGGGGCATCTTTATTTATCCGGCCACGAAGGATTCGCCCCGCGGAAAATTAAGACTCTTATACGAATGTAATCCCATGTCATTCATCGTCGAGCAAGCCGGAGGCAGGGCCACTGATGGATTCAGGCGTATTCTGGATATCGAGCCTAAGGAGTTACACCAAAGGACACCTATCTTTATTGGCTCTGAGGAAATGGTTCTGAAAGCAGAGGAATTTATGAGAAAGTACTCCGCATAGTGGTTAGACGTGCATAGGGTAATGGCTATGCAACCTAAATCAACTGTTAATTCAAGCCAGACTTAACCAGTTAAGACAATAGCACAGCTCAGGTAATAGGAACTATAGGGAACGCATATATGCGTTCCCTAAGAACGATTAGGTAGAGGCGGAATGGGTTTTCTAACCTTTTGCATCAATTAATGTGGGTATTCCACAGCGTATGGTCAATAGAAAGTGCCGGCTATCTATCCATAGTTGCTAAAAACTTAAATTTTCACGCCACGGTAATGTCTTTATTGAGATAGACATCCTGGACGGCGTGAAGCAACTCAATCCCCTCTTTCATCGGTTTCTGGAAGGATTTCCTACCTGTAATCAAGCCCATTCCACCGGCTCTTTTGTTTATCACCGCCGTTCGCACCGCTTCGGCAAGGTCGCTCTGGCCTGTAGATTCGCCGCCTGAATTTATCAACCCGGCCCGGCCCATGTAGCAATTTATCACCTGGTAGCGGGTCAAATCTATTGGGTGGTCTGAGGTGAGTTCGGTATAAACCCTTTCATCCGTTTTCCCGAATTTTAACGCCTTGAAGCCTCCGTTATTTACGGCCTGTTTCTGTTTGATTATATCCGCCTCGATCGTTGCGCTTAGATGATTCGCCTGTCCGGTCAAATCCGCAGAGAGATGGTAATCCGCTTTATCTGTCTTGAAGGCTGGGTTTCTCAGGTAAGCCCAAAGTATGGTGACCAATCCTAGGCTATGAGCATAGTGGAAGGCCTCCGTTATCTCCTGAATCTGGCGGGTGCTCTCCTCCGAGCCGAAGTATATGGTAGCACCGACTGAAACTGCTCCCATCTGGAAGGCCTGGTCGACGTTGGCGAAAAGAATCTGGTCGTACTTGTTGGGATAGGTGAGTAATTCGTTGTGGTTGATCTTCACGATGAAAGGAATTTTGTGAGCGTACTTTCTAGATACCGAGCCTAAAACTCCAAG
The Thermodesulfobacteriota bacterium DNA segment above includes these coding regions:
- a CDS encoding class I fructose-bisphosphate aldolase is translated as MARVRTSFKSDTASIVELLRDEADYLLSHECKTISKEQLHLPGPSFIDDILIPSDRPTAVLRNMQLLFNTGRLAGTGYLSILPVDQGIEHSAGASFAPNPIYFDPENIVRLAIEGGCNAVASTLGVLGSVSRKYAHKIPFIVKINHNELLTYPNKYDQILFANVDQAFQMGAVSVGATIYFGSEESTRQIQEITEAFHYAHSLGLVTILWAYLRNPAFKTDKADYHLSADLTGQANHLSATIEADIIKQKQAVNNGGFKALKFGKTDERVYTELTSDHPIDLTRYQVINCYMGRAGLINSGGESTGQSDLAEAVRTAVINKRAGGMGLITGRKSFQKPMKEGIELLHAVQDVYLNKDITVA